A genomic segment from Odontesthes bonariensis isolate fOdoBon6 chromosome 8, fOdoBon6.hap1, whole genome shotgun sequence encodes:
- the ntf3 gene encoding neurotrophin-3, producing the protein MVTFITILQVNLVMSILLYVMVLVYLYGIQATNMDSSRQGQQQQQPSPDPLNSLIIQLLQADLTRGKIRGNQSQQGKDRDTQPPILSADFPLEEQGDAEQWGAWGRSDSMIDQQGMLLNSDLLRKHKRYNSPRVLLSDRPPLQPPPLYLADDFVSSGPDGVAAGNKTRKKRYAEHRSYRGEYSVCDSESQWVTDKTQAVDTKGEPVTVLAKIKTSATQDIKQYFYETRCRTPRPFKGGCRGIDEKNWNSQCKTTQTYVRALTQIRNSVGWRWIRIDTSCVCALSRKRRRT; encoded by the coding sequence ATCTTACAGGTGAATCTAGTGATGTCCATCCTGCTTTATGTTATGGTCCTTGTGTACCTCTATGGTATTCAAGCAACCAACATGGACAGCAGCCGCCAGggacaacagcagcagcagccgagTCCCGACCCTTTAAACTCTCTCATAATCCAGCTGCTTCAGGCTGACCTGACAAGAGGGAAAATCAGAGGGAACCAGAGCCAGCAGGGGAAAGACAGGGACACGCAGCCACCTATCCTGAGTGCAGATTTTCCTCTCGAGGAGCAGGGTGATGCGGAGCAGTGGGGGGCATGGGGTCGCAGTGATAGTATGATCGACCAGCAGGGGATGCTGTTGAACTCAGACCTCCTCCGTAAGCACAAGCGATACAATTCACCTCGGGTGCTGCTGAGTGACCGGCCCCCACTGCAACCACCGCCATTGTACCTGGCGGATGATTTCGTGAGCAGTGGGCCAGATGGAGTGGCAGCAGGGAACAAGACACGAAAGAAGCGGTATGCTGAGCACAGGAGCTACCGTGGGGAGTATTCTGTTTGTGACAGCGAGAGCCAGTGGGTGACAGACAAAACCCAAGCTGTGGACACTAAGGGGGAACCTGTGACTGTTCTGGCCAAAATTAAAACCAGTGCCACGCAGGATATCAAACAGTACTTTTATGAGACGCGCTGTCGGACTCCCAGGCCCTTCAAGGGGGGCTGCAGGGGCATCGACGAAAAGAACTGGAACTCACAGTGCAAGACAACGCAAACATATGTCAGAGCACTAACACAGATTCGCAATTCAGTGGGCTGGAGGTGGATACGCATTGATACTTCCTGTGTCTGTGCATTATCGAGAAAACGTCGTAGGACGTAA